One Rhodobacteraceae bacterium M385 genomic region harbors:
- a CDS encoding penicillin-binding protein activator — protein sequence MVSGFSTLRNPLRALVALLLSFVLTACQIGGGPVGLGTGPRVGQTVEVAMLLPVSGSGGDALLARSLENAARLAAADVAGSATIEITVYDTAGNAATAATRAQEAVSAGADVIVGPLRSDAAAAVGVAVANSNIAVLSFSNNTEIAGGNVLVLGHTFANTAARIVSYSARQGRGNIVMVHANNLAGEVARDAVRSAAARSGATITATVPYEFSQNGVVNAVPQVVSAVRSGGGNAVLLSSDSAGALPLFAQLLPENGLNTSSVQMMGLTRWDIPPATLQFTGLQGGWFALPDPNATASFNARYAAANGGAPHTLGGLGYDAIRAIAAAAPSGRMGSADLIAAGQIDGSGGAFRFLNNGTIERALAVAEIANQQVNVIDPAPSRLGGAGL from the coding sequence ATGGTTTCCGGTTTCAGCACACTTCGCAACCCGCTGCGCGCGTTGGTCGCCCTTCTTTTGTCTTTTGTCCTGACGGCCTGTCAGATCGGCGGCGGCCCTGTTGGGCTTGGAACGGGGCCTCGCGTCGGTCAAACCGTTGAAGTCGCAATGCTTTTGCCCGTCAGCGGCTCAGGCGGAGACGCCCTGTTGGCCCGCAGTCTGGAAAACGCCGCCCGTCTGGCCGCTGCCGATGTTGCAGGGTCCGCGACGATTGAGATCACCGTTTACGACACCGCAGGTAACGCGGCCACCGCGGCCACCCGCGCGCAAGAGGCCGTTTCGGCCGGTGCCGACGTCATCGTTGGTCCGCTCCGCTCGGATGCGGCGGCAGCTGTGGGTGTTGCGGTTGCAAACTCCAACATCGCGGTACTCAGCTTCTCTAATAATACCGAGATCGCCGGGGGCAACGTTCTTGTCCTGGGGCACACCTTTGCCAACACCGCCGCACGGATCGTCAGCTATTCGGCCCGCCAAGGCCGTGGCAATATCGTGATGGTTCACGCCAACAACTTGGCCGGTGAAGTTGCCCGCGACGCCGTGCGCAGTGCCGCCGCCCGGTCTGGCGCGACGATCACGGCAACTGTACCTTACGAATTCAGCCAAAACGGCGTCGTGAACGCCGTGCCACAAGTTGTGTCTGCGGTGCGCTCTGGTGGTGGCAATGCTGTTTTGTTGTCGTCCGACAGCGCCGGCGCCCTGCCCTTGTTCGCGCAGCTCCTGCCCGAAAACGGCCTGAACACCTCTAGCGTGCAAATGATGGGCCTGACCCGTTGGGACATCCCGCCCGCGACGCTTCAGTTCACCGGCTTGCAAGGCGGTTGGTTCGCGCTGCCCGACCCTAACGCCACAGCCAGCTTCAACGCGCGCTACGCCGCTGCGAACGGGGGCGCGCCCCATACCCTTGGCGGGCTTGGCTATGACGCCATCCGCGCCATTGCCGCAGCAGCACCTTCGGGCCGTATGGGGTCTGCGGATCTGATTGCGGCAGGCCAGATTGACGGTTCCGGCGGCGCGTTCCGCTTCCTTAACAACGGCACAATCGAACGGGCATTGGCCGTGGCCGAGATTGCAAACCAACAGGTAAATGTCATTGACCCTGCCCCAAGCAGACTTGGCGGTGCCGGCCTCTGA
- a CDS encoding [protein-PII] uridylyltransferase, producing MSLTLPQADLAVPASDRPLNPSLSAASSPGTLLLPGEEIIDRSALAARIDAACLDAKDASAIRAATVAALAEAQKSARAALAAAITAQPLAARRATRSYAYLTDALVTEVLRVAQTYLHPTNIRSEAERIAVLAVGGYGRAEMAPFSDVDLLFLTPWKVTGKVESIIESTLYMLWDLRLKVGHSSRTIKDCLRLGREDYTIRTTFLEMRHLSGDEQLSAELQTTLREQLFDGTTGEFIEAKLEERTTRHKKQGGQRYVVEPNVKEGKGGLRDLQTLYWIAKYEHNVVKAAELVGLDVFHPEEFQAFDAAERFVWAVRCHLHLIAGRAQDVLSFDMQVEVAERLGYEDHSGRRAVEHFMQDYFLHATQVGELTRIFLTELEARHVKQEPAILGFLRGVTRRKRLKPGYALRQNRLDIQSPETFFEDPLNILRLFEEGLRTSYLIHPNAMREATARLDLIDDDMRNNKEANRIFLDLMLKHGNPERGLRRMNELGVLAAFMPEFAHIVAMMQFNMYHSYTVDEHTIQVVSTLAQIEREELVEELPLVSGVLKRGVNRKVLFVACLLHDIGKGRNEDHSILGARMARSIAPRLGLKPAECETVEWLVRYHLLMSDMAQKRDIADPRTVRDFAKAVKTRERLDLLTVLTVCDIRGVGPNTWNNWKATLIRALHRSTAMALETGLEDLNRDQLEGEAKKRLREALKDWKKTDIKTEVDRHYGPYWQGLDLQTQVTFAKMLSGLKATEIKIDTKQDEDRDATRVCFALADHPGIFCRLAGAISLVGANVVDARTYTSKDGYATAVFWVQDGDGHPYEKSRLPRLTAMIRKTLRGEVVASEAMEKRDKIKKRERPFDVPTTITFDNEGSEIYTIIEVDTRDRPGLLYDLTKTLAAANIYISSATIATYGVQVVDTFYVKDMFGLKLHSEPRRAALEKKLRDAIARVAERAGA from the coding sequence ATGTCATTGACCCTGCCCCAAGCAGACTTGGCGGTGCCGGCCTCTGATCGGCCGCTAAACCCAAGCCTTTCCGCTGCTTCCTCTCCGGGTACCCTTCTGCTGCCCGGAGAGGAAATTATTGATCGATCGGCCTTGGCCGCGCGCATTGATGCCGCTTGCCTTGATGCCAAAGACGCCAGCGCCATTCGCGCCGCCACAGTGGCGGCGCTGGCTGAGGCCCAGAAATCCGCGCGAGCGGCCTTGGCCGCGGCAATCACCGCGCAGCCCCTTGCCGCGCGTCGGGCGACCCGGTCCTACGCCTATCTAACCGACGCTCTGGTGACCGAGGTGTTGCGCGTCGCCCAGACCTACCTTCACCCCACCAACATCCGGTCCGAGGCCGAGCGGATCGCCGTTCTGGCCGTCGGCGGCTACGGGCGCGCCGAAATGGCCCCTTTCTCTGATGTGGACCTACTGTTCCTGACCCCTTGGAAAGTAACGGGAAAGGTCGAAAGCATCATCGAAAGCACGCTTTATATGCTTTGGGATTTGCGCCTGAAGGTTGGGCATTCCTCTCGGACGATCAAGGATTGCCTGCGCTTGGGTCGCGAGGATTACACGATCCGCACAACCTTTCTGGAGATGCGCCATCTAAGCGGCGATGAACAGCTTAGCGCTGAATTGCAAACCACCCTTCGGGAGCAATTGTTCGACGGCACGACAGGCGAATTCATTGAGGCCAAGCTGGAAGAACGCACCACTCGCCACAAGAAGCAGGGCGGTCAGCGCTACGTGGTGGAACCGAACGTCAAAGAAGGCAAAGGCGGTCTGCGGGATTTGCAGACGCTTTATTGGATCGCGAAGTACGAACACAACGTCGTTAAGGCGGCGGAGCTGGTGGGGCTTGATGTCTTCCACCCCGAAGAGTTCCAAGCCTTCGACGCCGCCGAGCGGTTCGTTTGGGCGGTGCGCTGTCACCTCCACCTGATCGCGGGCCGGGCACAAGATGTCCTGAGCTTTGACATGCAGGTCGAAGTGGCCGAACGCCTCGGCTACGAGGATCACTCAGGCCGCCGTGCGGTAGAACATTTCATGCAGGATTACTTCCTTCATGCCACCCAAGTGGGTGAATTGACGCGCATTTTCCTGACCGAATTGGAAGCCCGTCACGTCAAGCAAGAGCCCGCCATTCTTGGCTTCCTGCGCGGCGTCACCCGCCGCAAACGCCTGAAGCCCGGCTACGCCCTGCGCCAGAACCGCCTTGATATCCAATCACCCGAAACGTTTTTTGAAGACCCGCTGAACATCTTGCGGCTGTTTGAAGAAGGCCTCCGCACCAGCTACCTGATCCATCCCAACGCCATGCGTGAAGCCACCGCGCGGCTGGACCTGATCGACGATGATATGCGTAACAACAAGGAAGCCAACCGGATTTTCCTTGATCTGATGTTAAAGCACGGCAACCCGGAACGCGGTTTGCGCCGGATGAACGAGCTTGGCGTTCTGGCCGCCTTCATGCCGGAATTCGCCCATATCGTGGCGATGATGCAGTTCAACATGTACCACAGCTACACCGTGGACGAGCATACGATTCAGGTCGTCTCGACGCTGGCCCAGATCGAGCGCGAGGAATTGGTCGAGGAACTGCCTCTGGTTTCGGGTGTGCTGAAGCGGGGCGTCAATCGCAAGGTGCTGTTCGTGGCTTGCCTGCTGCATGATATCGGCAAGGGTCGGAACGAAGATCACTCGATCCTCGGCGCACGAATGGCGCGTAGCATCGCGCCCCGACTGGGGCTGAAACCAGCGGAATGCGAAACCGTTGAATGGTTGGTCCGCTACCACTTGCTGATGTCCGACATGGCGCAGAAACGCGATATCGCGGACCCGCGCACGGTGCGCGACTTTGCCAAGGCGGTGAAAACACGCGAACGGCTGGATTTGCTGACCGTTCTAACGGTGTGTGATATTCGCGGCGTTGGACCAAACACGTGGAACAACTGGAAAGCGACGCTGATCCGGGCGCTGCACAGATCTACCGCGATGGCTTTGGAAACCGGGCTGGAGGACCTCAACCGTGACCAGCTGGAGGGGGAGGCAAAGAAGCGTCTGCGCGAAGCCCTGAAGGACTGGAAAAAGACCGACATCAAGACCGAAGTGGACCGCCACTATGGCCCCTATTGGCAGGGGCTAGATCTGCAAACGCAGGTCACCTTCGCCAAGATGCTCAGCGGCCTGAAAGCGACCGAAATCAAGATCGACACCAAGCAAGACGAAGACCGCGACGCCACGCGGGTTTGCTTTGCGCTGGCCGACCACCCCGGCATCTTCTGCCGCCTTGCGGGCGCGATCAGCCTGGTGGGGGCCAACGTGGTGGACGCGCGGACCTATACGTCGAAAGACGGCTACGCGACGGCGGTATTCTGGGTGCAGGATGGCGATGGCCACCCTTATGAAAAATCGCGCCTGCCGCGTTTGACCGCAATGATCCGCAAGACCCTGCGCGGCGAAGTTGTCGCCTCGGAAGCGATGGAAAAACGCGACAAGATCAAGAAACGTGAACGCCCCTTCGATGTGCCCACAACGATTACCTTCGATAACGAGGGGTCGGAGATTTACACGATCATCGAAGTTGATACTCGCGACCGTCCCGGCCTGCTTTATGACCTGACAAAAACGCTGGCGGCGGCAAATATCTACATCTCTTCGGCCACCATCGCGACGTACGGCGTGCAGGTGGTGGATACCTTCTACGTGAAGGATATGTTCGGGCTGAAGCTGCATTCCGAGCCGCGCCGGGCCGCGTTGGAAAAGAAGCTGCGCGATGCCATTGCGCGGGTTGCAGAGCGGGCTGGCGCGTAG
- a CDS encoding VOC family protein, translating into MNALAPAGTRVGHIHLKVADLDRAIAFYEGILGFPVTVRMGNSAAFLGAGGYHHHIGLNVWESRGAAPPPPGHTGLYHGAYLYPDRVALSDVIQRVAEAGIPFDGAADHGVSAAVYLRDPDGNGVELYVDHPRDEWPMDAEGNLTMVNAPLSIRDYVAETEEMLADGRLQRAD; encoded by the coding sequence ATGAATGCTCTTGCCCCCGCCGGCACCCGCGTCGGCCATATCCACCTGAAGGTGGCCGATCTTGATCGTGCCATCGCGTTCTACGAGGGCATCCTTGGGTTTCCCGTGACAGTGCGCATGGGCAACAGCGCCGCGTTCTTGGGCGCGGGCGGGTATCACCACCATATCGGGTTGAATGTGTGGGAAAGCCGGGGTGCGGCGCCGCCACCTCCGGGGCATACCGGGCTGTATCATGGCGCCTACCTCTACCCCGATCGCGTTGCCTTATCCGATGTTATCCAGCGGGTTGCGGAGGCGGGTATTCCCTTTGACGGGGCTGCCGACCATGGCGTTTCTGCGGCGGTCTATCTGCGCGATCCCGATGGCAATGGGGTGGAGCTGTACGTCGATCACCCAAGGGATGAATGGCCAATGGATGCAGAAGGAAACCTGACGATGGTCAACGCCCCTCTGTCGATCCGCGATTACGTGGCCGAAACCGAGGAAATGTTGGCCGATGGCAGGCTACAACGGGCCGACTAA
- the tsaB gene encoding tRNA (adenosine(37)-N6)-threonylcarbamoyltransferase complex dimerization subunit type 1 TsaB → MAHPTILAFDTSGPWIGTALLRDGDVCAAHYVDMKKGQAEHLMPLIQQTLDEAQVTLPQLDAVGVGIGPGNFTGIRISVSAARGMALALEVPAIGVSLLDALAYHAPRPCLATINAPRGMAYVQRFGEAVARPATMIAKADMADWVTPGITLIGQDSPELSQALGIPHVPAAFAPASAIARIAAERLATAQPRPAPLYIKPADAAPSREQGPTIL, encoded by the coding sequence ATGGCGCACCCAACGATCCTTGCATTCGACACTTCTGGCCCGTGGATCGGGACCGCGCTTTTACGCGACGGGGACGTTTGTGCCGCCCATTACGTCGACATGAAGAAGGGTCAGGCCGAGCATTTGATGCCGCTGATCCAGCAAACTCTGGACGAGGCGCAGGTAACGCTGCCGCAGCTCGACGCTGTGGGCGTGGGCATTGGGCCGGGGAATTTCACCGGAATTCGCATCTCGGTCTCTGCGGCAAGGGGAATGGCGCTGGCCCTTGAGGTGCCTGCGATTGGGGTAAGCCTGCTAGATGCGCTGGCCTATCACGCCCCCCGGCCCTGCCTTGCCACGATCAACGCGCCGCGCGGCATGGCCTATGTTCAGCGGTTTGGAGAAGCCGTAGCGCGGCCTGCGACGATGATCGCGAAGGCCGACATGGCTGATTGGGTCACACCGGGGATCACGCTGATCGGGCAGGATTCGCCGGAGCTATCGCAGGCCCTTGGCATCCCCCATGTGCCCGCCGCCTTCGCGCCCGCCTCTGCCATTGCCCGGATCGCGGCGGAAAGGCTTGCCACAGCGCAACCTCGCCCCGCGCCACTCTATATCAAGCCCGCCGATGCGGCCCCGTCGCGCGAACAAGGGCCAACGATCCTGTGA
- a CDS encoding universal stress protein — protein MRKFLVVLDDTRECLNAMRFAAMRAHNTGGGVEILSVIPPDEFNHWIGVGDIMRAEARERIEAHFNVFAKWMRDKQDIDPTLVIREGVPEEQILAHIEADKEIGVLVLGANSGKGGPGPLVTAMTKMAGNLPAPMTIVPVELSKEQLEAIT, from the coding sequence ATGCGTAAATTTCTCGTCGTCCTTGATGACACCCGTGAATGCCTGAACGCCATGCGCTTTGCAGCGATGCGCGCCCATAACACTGGCGGCGGGGTGGAAATCCTTTCGGTGATCCCGCCCGATGAATTCAACCATTGGATCGGTGTTGGCGACATCATGCGCGCCGAGGCCCGCGAGCGGATCGAGGCGCATTTCAACGTCTTCGCCAAGTGGATGCGCGACAAGCAAGACATCGACCCGACACTGGTGATCCGTGAAGGCGTACCGGAAGAGCAGATCCTTGCCCATATCGAGGCCGACAAGGAAATCGGCGTTTTGGTACTGGGGGCGAACTCCGGCAAAGGTGGGCCGGGGCCGCTGGTAACGGCGATGACGAAGATGGCGGGCAACCTGCCCGCGCCGATGACGATTGTGCCGGTGGAGCTGAGCAAGGAACAGTTGGAAGCGATCACCTGA
- the trpS gene encoding tryptophan--tRNA ligase, whose translation MAETQFKPRAFSGIQPSGGLHLGNYLGALKRFGQTQNAGTHETIFCMVDMHAITARLLSADELRNNTRELCAGFLASGVDPEKSILINQSQVPEHAQLAWIFNCVARMGWMNRMTQWKDKAGKDSEGASLGLLAYPALMAADILIYHATHVPVGDDQKQHLELTRDIAAKFNHDYGVDFFPITEPVIEGAATRVMNLQDGTKKMSKSDPADKTRINMTDDADTIAKKIKKAKTDPDPLPDAVAGLADRPDARNLVNIYAALADIDPQVVLDEHAGALFGHFKMALADLAVSKLSPISSEMSRLMDDPAEIDRILGRGAERAREITVPILEQTYDIVGMLRS comes from the coding sequence ATGGCCGAGACACAGTTCAAACCACGGGCATTCTCGGGCATCCAGCCTTCGGGCGGATTGCACCTTGGCAACTATTTGGGCGCGTTGAAGCGTTTTGGACAGACCCAGAATGCCGGCACCCACGAGACGATTTTCTGCATGGTGGACATGCACGCCATCACGGCGCGCCTTTTGTCTGCGGATGAGCTGCGCAACAATACGCGCGAGCTGTGCGCAGGCTTCCTTGCGTCCGGTGTGGACCCTGAGAAATCCATTCTGATTAACCAATCCCAAGTGCCTGAACACGCGCAACTTGCGTGGATTTTCAACTGCGTCGCCCGCATGGGCTGGATGAACCGGATGACCCAGTGGAAAGACAAAGCCGGGAAAGACTCAGAAGGTGCCTCTCTCGGATTGTTGGCCTATCCGGCGCTGATGGCGGCTGACATTTTGATCTACCATGCCACCCATGTTCCCGTGGGCGATGACCAGAAACAGCATCTGGAACTGACGCGCGATATCGCGGCCAAATTCAATCACGACTACGGCGTTGATTTCTTCCCGATCACCGAGCCAGTCATCGAAGGCGCGGCGACGCGCGTGATGAACCTGCAAGACGGCACCAAGAAGATGTCAAAGTCCGACCCCGCCGATAAGACGCGCATCAACATGACCGACGACGCCGACACGATCGCCAAGAAGATCAAGAAGGCAAAGACGGACCCAGACCCTCTGCCCGATGCAGTCGCTGGTCTGGCCGATCGCCCCGATGCCCGCAATCTGGTGAATATCTACGCGGCACTGGCGGATATTGATCCGCAAGTCGTGCTGGATGAGCACGCGGGCGCGCTGTTTGGTCACTTCAAGATGGCTTTGGCGGATTTGGCGGTGTCTAAATTGTCCCCCATCTCCAGTGAGATGTCACGGCTGATGGATGACCCCGCCGAGATCGACCGCATCCTTGGCCGTGGCGCTGAGCGTGCCCGAGAGATCACCGTGCCGATCCTTGAGCAGACTTACGACATCGTCGGGATGCTGCGCAGCTAA
- the murJ gene encoding murein biosynthesis integral membrane protein MurJ, whose product MMRGIFTVGFWTLASRIFGFARDILIGAFLGAGPVAEAFLIAFALPNMFRRFFAEGAFNTAFVPMFSKKVESGSDAEGFAQDAFSGLASILIVLTLVAQLAMPWLVLAMAGGFAGDERFPLTVDYGRIAFVYILFISLAALFSGMLNATGRFAAAAAAPVLLNIILVGVLLGVSWSVPDGKMTTLVDPAEAYGRALIWAVPVAGIAQMALVWFAVYRAGYRVNLRLPRLTPDMRKLALIALPAMLAGGVVQVNLLVGRFVASYFDGAIAWLYYADRLYQLPLGVVGIAIGIVLLPDLSRRLRAGDDAGGRFAFSRAGELSMALTIPAAVALAVISVPLISVLFERGEFTSDDTAATALALTVYALGLPAFVLQKVLQPVYFAREDTRRPFHYALVAMFVNALVAIGLSVFIGFLGAAIATTAAAWVMVGLLSRGRRGLGDVAQFDDRFRARIWRICAASVAMGIVLFASALMLGPFFGEPGLRYVALALLVALGLVSYFGFARLFGAFNLRELRGTMRGH is encoded by the coding sequence ATGATGCGCGGGATATTCACCGTGGGCTTCTGGACCTTGGCCAGCCGCATTTTCGGCTTTGCCCGCGACATCCTGATCGGCGCGTTTCTGGGCGCGGGCCCGGTGGCCGAAGCGTTTTTGATCGCCTTTGCTCTGCCCAACATGTTCCGCCGCTTCTTTGCCGAGGGCGCGTTCAACACTGCCTTTGTGCCGATGTTCTCCAAAAAGGTGGAATCGGGCTCGGACGCCGAAGGCTTTGCGCAAGATGCCTTCTCGGGCCTTGCCTCGATCCTGATCGTTCTAACCCTTGTGGCGCAGCTCGCCATGCCATGGCTGGTGCTGGCGATGGCGGGCGGTTTCGCGGGGGATGAGCGGTTTCCCCTGACCGTCGACTATGGCCGCATCGCTTTCGTCTATATCCTGTTCATTTCCCTCGCAGCGCTGTTCTCGGGCATGTTGAACGCCACGGGGCGTTTCGCCGCCGCGGCCGCCGCGCCGGTGCTGCTGAACATCATCCTCGTGGGGGTGCTTCTTGGGGTGTCATGGTCCGTGCCCGACGGCAAGATGACCACCCTGGTTGACCCGGCCGAGGCCTATGGCCGCGCCCTCATATGGGCGGTGCCCGTGGCGGGGATCGCGCAAATGGCGCTGGTCTGGTTCGCCGTGTACCGGGCCGGATATCGGGTCAACCTGCGCCTGCCGCGCCTGACGCCCGACATGCGCAAACTGGCGCTGATCGCCCTGCCTGCCATGCTGGCGGGGGGCGTCGTGCAGGTGAACCTTCTGGTGGGGCGATTTGTGGCGAGCTATTTTGACGGGGCGATTGCGTGGCTTTACTACGCTGACCGCCTGTATCAGCTGCCCTTGGGCGTTGTGGGCATCGCCATTGGCATCGTGCTGCTGCCCGACCTTTCGCGCCGCCTGCGCGCGGGAGATGACGCGGGCGGGCGTTTTGCATTCTCTCGCGCGGGAGAGCTTTCGATGGCCCTCACCATTCCGGCGGCGGTGGCCTTGGCGGTCATCTCGGTGCCGCTGATCTCGGTCCTGTTTGAACGAGGCGAGTTCACCTCGGACGATACCGCGGCCACGGCACTGGCGCTGACGGTCTACGCTTTGGGCCTACCGGCCTTCGTGCTGCAAAAGGTGCTGCAACCGGTTTACTTCGCCCGCGAAGACACCCGCCGCCCGTTTCATTATGCGCTGGTGGCGATGTTCGTAAACGCCCTTGTGGCCATCGGCCTGTCGGTTTTCATCGGCTTTCTGGGCGCGGCCATTGCCACCACGGCGGCGGCTTGGGTCATGGTGGGGTTGCTATCACGCGGGCGGCGCGGCTTGGGCGATGTGGCGCAATTCGACGACCGTTTTCGAGCCCGTATCTGGCGCATCTGTGCCGCTTCGGTCGCGATGGGGATCGTGCTATTTGCCAGCGCCCTGATGCTTGGCCCGTTCTTTGGTGAACCGGGCCTTCGCTACGTGGCGCTGGCGCTTTTGGTAGCCCTTGGCCTTGTCAGCTACTTCGGCTTCGCCCGCCTCTTCGGCGCGTTCAACCTACGAGAGCTTCGCGGCACCATGCGGGGCCACTAA
- a CDS encoding rhomboid family intramembrane serine protease codes for MNQDNTSPFNALPPVVVALAVVIFGLEVMFQAATAGLLGGQGGVGWRLAAIQDYAVLTAVWDWMTSTGQYPTEHLVRFVAYPLIHGSFIHAAFVVVFILALGKMVAEVYSVAAFLAVFWFSSIMGALGFVIFTNSEYPLVGGYPGVYGLIGAFTFLVWMRAEAEGTGQMRAFSLIGMLLAIQLLFGLINGEFGSVVADFSGFVTGLGLSFVVSPGGWRRMLSRLRQR; via the coding sequence ATGAACCAAGACAACACCTCCCCGTTCAACGCGCTGCCCCCTGTGGTTGTGGCCCTTGCGGTGGTGATTTTCGGGTTGGAGGTCATGTTTCAAGCGGCCACGGCGGGCCTTCTGGGTGGGCAAGGCGGCGTCGGCTGGCGTTTGGCCGCGATCCAGGACTACGCGGTGTTGACCGCGGTCTGGGATTGGATGACATCCACCGGGCAATATCCGACAGAACATCTGGTGCGCTTCGTCGCCTACCCGTTGATCCACGGCAGCTTTATCCACGCGGCCTTTGTGGTGGTGTTCATTCTCGCCCTCGGCAAAATGGTGGCCGAGGTCTATTCGGTTGCGGCCTTCCTTGCAGTCTTTTGGTTCTCTTCCATTATGGGCGCGCTTGGCTTCGTGATTTTCACCAACAGCGAATATCCGTTGGTCGGCGGCTACCCCGGCGTTTACGGGTTGATCGGCGCGTTCACCTTCTTGGTGTGGATGCGCGCCGAGGCCGAGGGAACGGGCCAAATGCGCGCGTTCTCCTTGATCGGGATGCTCTTGGCGATCCAACTGCTGTTTGGCCTGATTAACGGAGAGTTCGGCAGCGTCGTTGCGGATTTCTCGGGGTTTGTGACCGGACTTGGCCTGTCGTTTGTGGTCAGCCCCGGCGGCTGGCGTCGCATGTTGTCGCGGTTGCGTCAGCGTTAA
- a CDS encoding branched-chain amino acid aminotransferase, which yields MAIGTNIKTYFDGAWHDADVPVIRAGDHASWQATTVFDGARYVNGLAPDLLAHCERVVRSARALSLNPGLTGQEIFDIAWEGLSRYPKDVAVYVRPNFFGIDGGPYGIIPAETEAGFFMCLEEVPMAAPDAASRLATTQFHRPVLATAVLDAKAGCLYPNNARMLMEARSKGYDNALVTDALGNVAEAATANVFMARDGEVFTPMPNGTFLNGITRQRHISNLRADGVTVHEAVLTFDDFRAADEVFMSGNLNKVTPVLEFDGTHYQHGSITKRARQLYWDWASSAA from the coding sequence ATGGCCATTGGGACCAACATCAAAACTTATTTCGACGGCGCTTGGCACGATGCCGATGTCCCCGTCATTCGGGCCGGTGACCATGCCTCTTGGCAGGCCACAACGGTTTTTGACGGCGCCCGCTATGTAAACGGCTTGGCGCCGGATCTGCTGGCCCATTGTGAGCGGGTCGTCCGCTCGGCCCGTGCTCTGTCCCTCAACCCCGGCCTGACGGGGCAAGAGATTTTTGACATCGCTTGGGAAGGGCTCAGCCGCTACCCCAAGGACGTTGCGGTCTACGTGCGCCCGAACTTCTTTGGCATTGATGGCGGCCCCTACGGGATCATTCCAGCCGAGACAGAGGCTGGTTTCTTCATGTGCCTTGAAGAAGTTCCCATGGCAGCGCCCGATGCGGCCTCCCGGCTGGCGACAACGCAGTTCCACCGCCCGGTGTTGGCCACCGCTGTTCTGGATGCCAAGGCCGGATGCCTTTACCCCAACAATGCGCGGATGCTGATGGAGGCCCGATCAAAGGGCTATGACAATGCGCTGGTGACCGATGCCCTTGGCAATGTCGCCGAGGCCGCCACGGCGAACGTCTTCATGGCCCGTGACGGAGAGGTCTTTACCCCAATGCCCAACGGCACCTTCCTCAACGGGATCACCCGTCAACGCCACATCTCTAACCTGCGTGCCGATGGCGTGACCGTCCATGAAGCGGTGCTGACCTTTGATGATTTCCGCGCCGCCGATGAGGTGTTCATGTCCGGCAACCTCAACAAAGTGACACCCGTTCTTGAATTTGACGGCACCCACTATCAGCATGGGTCCATCACCAAACGCGCTCGGCAGCTCTATTGGGATTGGGCGAGCTCGGCCGCGTAA
- a CDS encoding NifU family protein: MFIQTESTPNPATLKFLPGQSVLEMGTADFPTAETSGKSPLASRIFAVEGVTGVFFGTDFVTVTKAEAVEWDHVKPAILGAIMEHYQSGDPVMEGDEKAAGGHAEHSGEDGEIVGQIKSLLDTRVRPAVAQDGGDITFHGFDRGVVYLHMQGACAGCPSSTLTLKMGIENLLRHYIPEVVEVRPVNT; this comes from the coding sequence ATGTTCATTCAAACCGAATCCACACCAAACCCCGCGACCCTGAAGTTCTTGCCCGGCCAGTCCGTGCTGGAAATGGGCACCGCGGATTTCCCGACTGCCGAGACCTCGGGAAAATCGCCTCTCGCATCGCGCATCTTTGCGGTTGAAGGCGTGACTGGCGTGTTTTTTGGCACCGACTTCGTGACGGTGACCAAGGCCGAAGCGGTGGAGTGGGACCACGTGAAACCCGCCATCCTCGGCGCGATCATGGAACATTACCAATCCGGCGATCCGGTCATGGAGGGTGATGAGAAAGCCGCAGGCGGCCATGCCGAGCATTCCGGCGAAGATGGTGAAATCGTCGGCCAAATCAAAAGCTTGCTGGATACCCGCGTGCGCCCCGCCGTGGCCCAAGACGGCGGCGACATCACGTTCCACGGCTTTGATCGCGGCGTCGTGTACCTGCATATGCAAGGTGCTTGCGCCGGGTGCCCCTCGTCCACCCTGACCCTTAAAATGGGGATCGAGAACCTGCTGCGCCACTACATTCCTGAAGTGGTGGAAGTGCGCCCCGTTAATACCTGA